The Solanum lycopersicum chromosome 2, SLM_r2.1 DNA window GtaaattacaattttctaaatttcaaatTGGAATCATGGATTCATGAAAGCAAAGTGAATAGTGGGGGTGTTAATACTATGTTCTTAAAGGATTTGAAACTGGGGATTGAGATACAATGAGTAATCACCATAAATATTCCTCACACACGCTACACAGGAAATTCGAGAAAAACCAGCTAGCCAGATGGGTGATGAGGTGACTAGCAGCAGGGGTTTACATTTATCAAACAGCCTCTAGCAACATAATACACTTAATCAAAGACACCAGTGGCTCTACTTCAAACAAAGAAGCAATTATATCTTTTGATAGCTAATGAGTTAGAGATGAAAGAGACTATTCATCTCTTAACTAGTGaaacatataaattgaaaacttTCATACATATGCAGTAAAATTGCCAAACCACACCAGTTGAAAAACAGAACATAGTATAAAAGACAGACCTTGCTGCTTGTTCTGTAAAATGCTTCCCGGGCTGGCGCTGCCTGAGCAAATGAAGATCTCCGCCACTGCAGAACTCCATCAACAAGCACGAAAACTTGTCCGTTTCAAAATGTGAATAAAGGGTTGGTAGGAATGGATGGTCCAACAAACCCAAAATTTCCCTCTCAGTTTGAGCTCTCACCACCTTCTTCCTCCCAGCTAACATCCCTTTATCCATAACCTTCATTGCAAACAAGCATCCCATCCCTCTTAACTCCGCCAAATAAACGCTCCCAATATCGCCAAATCCCAATTTTTTCAAAAGCCTAAAATGTGCCAAGCCCAACTCCCCATCTTTCCCCTTCACACATTGTATTGCATCCCACCGAATATCGTTACCCTTGTGAGGTTTCGATGGACAAATCCCCCTATAACTAACCTCATTCGGGTCAGCACTGTTACAATAACTAACTGAACTAAAACTAGTATTCTCACTCTCAACAAATTCCACATTCTTGTCAATTTCAACATTCAAAGAATCCATCCCTTTTCCCGCAAAACCACCATCACTCAACTTACTTCCTACACTATTATTCTCAGACAAGGTAAAACTAGTGCTACAAAGTTCAATGCTAGTACTGTTAGTATTGCTAACACTAAGTTCTTGAAAACTGACCTTAAGAGAAGTGGCATCAGTGTCTATACTATTATTGGCTTCTCTATTCATCATGAATGAAAGGTGTTTGATACAATGCCTGAAAGAGCTGAGATTTGGGGtttaaagaaattgaaagaTGGTCAAATGGGGTTTTTGTTGACGCCGAGGTAGTCAAAAGAGAAATAAGAGAACTCAAAAAAGGTACTCAAATTGAATGTATTTTACAATATCCTAGAAATCAAACAGCTTAGAGACAAAATATATAGAACACCAGTTATAAgttatagttatatatatacacccaCTCTATTTAATATTAGAGTGATTTATGTGTTTTGTGTTGGGAGTAACAGGGATTACAAAAGCCTAGCACATCtttttactataaatatatCCAACTCACAATTTTTAATAAGTCTGTCACCCTTTGTTGCACATTAAGACCAATGTGGGCCAATCAGGCCTTCTTCAATTTCTATTGggtcctttttatttttttaataaaaaaaaataaaaattaccgaaaTCTCATagtcaattatatcatattacagaaggttttttaattataaaattttagatttcaGTACTCTCATATATATTCTTTTGTTGTCAAATACATTGCAGATGATACAGTATCCGAGAGGCTATGGATGTATCAGAAGGGTAAAAAATGTTTCAAGAAgcaatttttgtattttcttaaatggtggaaaattataaatattatgatatctTTTATTATACTTCTCATTTGTCTACTTACTTATGATATTTCGaatatgaattttgtttgttttcacATGACACCTGATTATTTGCATAACAGTTTAggttttgatttatattgtcaAAGATAATTTGAgtcctttaaaatttaaatatttcttgaaatttatcGACATACGGATAACAAGTTTTCAGTATGGACCAAGAAAAAAAGTCCCTTGTTCAGATTCAATAGTCTTAATTTCCATTCTAATTCCATTGGTGAGGCTACTaagtgaatataaatatttacctATTCATttgatacaatttttaaattcacATGTTCCTAACTATGCTCAAAATATCACTCATTTGTTTACGATATTCAACTTGTGAAATCAGTCTCTTAACTCTATTATTTCTTACTATTACGTTAATATACGAAATAGAAAACGGTAAAAACACCCAAGCAAAAGAATGATAAAATGGTTAGGATCAACAATAAAAGCTACTCCCTTGCTCCAACTAATGTGGTGCCGTTTGAATATCgacaattaatttttgaaaatagtatctaaattttaaagttataataattaaaacgtACAGTATTTTCAAAGACATATAAAAAAGCTATCGTTAAATTTTTTTCGTCTTaactttcaaaattcaaatggtGTCAGATAAGATAAATTGAGATAGGAAAGTTTAGCTATCAATTTTGAATGCACTGATAAAAGAGATGTTATGTATGAAGCAAAGAGTGAAGACGCGCATTGAATTAATGATTGGTTTAATTGGGAGTCAAACGGCGCTGATGCTATAAGGAGATGGATCCACTAGGCTTTGCTGCTCCTAACAGGcagatatttatttaataataataactataaccTTAATAACTATACTACTAACTAGCTTACTAGTACAATTAATTAAACAAGTTAAAAGTTAGAAATTAGTTGAAGCATCAAATATCAGCCCcactttaattattatattactgTACAATTTACATGAGTCATTTTGTGGCAGTGTAGCTTTAGTTAACAGTACGAACGCTGAatgaaattgtatatatacgAACAAAACTCAGTCCAGTTGTAGAGTCAGAAGAGAAGGAGATTCAAAAATTGAAGAAGTAGACATATGAAATAGCCGAAACAGAttcgacatctactatatatatatatacctaaaaaaaaaatttattttaatcatataaatatgatataatttttcgCCGAAGGGAAAAATGTAGCTCCACCCAATTacaaaagtaattaataatataatttgaatttcaaattattcgtagttttgtacaattttttttttaaaaaaaaaagcatcttCATTTCCTAATTCCTAATATCTCTTTAAactattttctcaaaatatatattctctcatGCATATGTCTAGAAATAGAAAGTCCATGTCTTTCACTTCTTACTATAGACAATATATACACTCcaattaatatgtaaaaaagtGGTACAAAGAAGAGGTGAAATTAAGAAAAAGCTAGTAAGATACATTTTCATTTGGTTGGTAaggaagtaaatgagaagggagtcAATTCATTTCCACATGACACATGTTAAACAAGACTTTAAGAGgtaaataatagtataaaattgaATGCTCAATTATTTGAACTTTGAAGTAATATAATGAGATTTTATATCTTTTCCCGCTGCTCCggaatacaaaaataataataatataggaGGTAAGGTAATACACACACATCTCTCGTgatttcattaataatataaacCACTCTTTCTATAAACttcttttatataagtttttgaattttgttgaaaaatagtTTTCAGAATTTAAAGTTGTGTTTGGGgatatgtatataatttgaaGCTTTTGTGAATAGAACTAAAATTTCAACCAAAAATTGATGTGTATCACTTTATGgaacttagaaaattatttgaatatagATAATTAAAAAACTAACCATATTTAATGGACAAACGGGGtagttttttttgaaaaatctataAGTCATTTTATGAGTGTATGGTTTATGTGTTAATGGTGTAAAATATATGTAAGCATTCACGTCACTTGTTATGTAATTAGAGAACTCTTAATTAAGCACTTGGTAAACATTAATTGTAGTCCGATAAGAAATTAGTAActataattaacatattataagATGTTAAATTTCTCTTATGGTACCATAAATGAATCTTTACCAATATTaatgtatataacttaaatcatAATTTGTACTTACAAATGAGAcaaatctaattaattaacttttgtaAATGTCTTCGGAATCAATCCAATTGACATTCATTCATCCaatttcttcaattaatttttgccttataaatagtagtaataaataaaaatgaaacagagaaataatacaagaaaatatgGCAGGctacaaaaaagaaatacaggaatatttttcttttgtttaaaaggAGCAgagctttattttttatttatataacagAGGTTACAAAGTCCCAACTTGTGGATGCGCCACAACAAAACTGTTTGTTTTACTCACCGTTAGTTGTTAATAAAGGGATAAGCAAATTGATCAGTGGTATTAATTAGGTATGCAAGGATAAAATCCTTCTACAATTCAAAATGAATTGCAAGATACTTTAGTTTTTTGTTAcgcaattgaaaagaaaaaattgaaaattaaacaGAAAATAGATAAACTTGTCCATTTTATTACTTGCAAAATAATTTTGGTACACAAAAAATGGAAGAGTTTTCTTTATAATATTGATACTTAGAAACTAAATATGTGAAGATTTTTTGCGAATACTTATAGTATAAGCTTACATCTATAGTGAAAATATAGAGTTAATTTCTTGTAAAATTATTCAACTTTGACTAGTTCATttaaaaaatcactcaacttcaAGTAGTTTACTTAAAAAGTTACTCAACTTtgtttaataaatcaaaaggtcTTCGTGGTGGttttgataataacaataacatatttattgTGATCTTCGGACGAATGAGAATGAAGTATATTTAGACTTAATCCTTAGCCTGCTTGATAGAGATATTACTGATTCGATAGAGAGATTATTTTCCATGGGCCTGCCTTTGGGATTCTTTTCACCATGTACTATAATCTTTTCTTATTTGACATTCTATTTGTAGTTTAAAAGCTACtcaatataatttctttctccttttatttacaggtattattatttcttaaaagcaATTGAGTGCATCATTACACCTAATTAGTTAAATTCTACATCTGCCACCTCATTTTATGTTAActggaagaaaaataatagtACTACTTTAAGTGAGATAGGCACACATCTAATATCGTCAAGgttatttaatttcttcttcATAAAGAAAGGCAAGCTGTTAAACTTGAAGTAAAATCAAAGAAGGATTTGGACCActttctattaattaattaacatatatatatccaagctattataaatatttctttaactccttgtatttgtcaaaaaaaaaaaatgcaaattaCGATGAATTTTTCACGGATATCTTTTGCTCTCCAGCTCTTCTTTATATGCCACTTCATTACATCAGGTATTTTAGTCTTTGCCACATCTCACTAACTAATTAAGCACATTTAATCttcaactaattaaaatatacaCTTTTGATTCTTTGCTCGTgaatatttaaaacaatttcaaaataattaaatctgTTATAAAATCTAAGGTCAGAATAATATAAGtattaagaaaaaagataagAGAAGTAGATGTACGAGAAgacttttttcttattcaagtgtattaaacaaaaggtgaatgatatctctaatAGAGTAGAAATATTACCCCAAAGGCCTACATGATAAATCTCCAATTAATAGGTACATAATTATCTACAAAGGTTCATGTCAccttgaaaatatagatacatgATAGAATGAGCTCATGAAGAAAGCAAATGGACAATCCactattcaatggatttataacaaaATCAAATAGATTAATGCATTActcatttttatgttatgattttgttgtcgttactctttttttttttttaagataatcTAATAAACTTTCAAAAATGCCCACaaactttcaaaaaatttagataaggaaattatatttttcagtttattaaccaaaacatgataaaataaattagaaattcacttatttttcgGAAAAAACATTTTTTGCGAACCCGTTGTTACACAGAGTTTATGCGGTACCATATATTCAACATGGAACAATTTTTGTGCAGGTAAACTAAGAGAGGTGGAGGGATGCAGTATTTATATTAGTAACAAATGCCCCTTCCCTATCTGGCCAGCAACTGCCCCAAACACGGGCCATCCAGTTTTATCTAACGGTGGTTTCTACCTTCCATCCGGCGGAGTTCGCCGAATTGGAGCCCCAGGAGACTGGAGTGGACGCATTTGGGCTCGAACCGGCTGTAATTTCAACGTTCccaccaatcacaaaccagccTGTGAAACAGGCGATTGTGATGGAAAACTCGAATGCGAAGGAACTATAGGCCTTCCTCCAGCTACACTCGTAGAAATGACAATACAATATGATAAAAAGCAGCCAAGTTTCTACGATGTAAGCTTAGTTGATGGATATAACCTTCCTGTTTCGGTAACAAATAAGCCTTCATCAACAAAATGTCTTATTAGAGGGTGCACCAAAAACTTGAAAGACACATGTCCACCTGAGCTTCAGGTACGTTAATATGTTGAAGTGCATAACCATCTcatatagatattttttttttaattcgagtagttgattatgatttttttaataggtCGTAAATGATGGAGGACAAGTGGTGGCGTGTAAAAGTGCTTGCTTAGCTTTCAATCTCGACTCGTTTTGTTGTAGGAACAAATATGGAAGTCCTGAAAAATGCAAGCCGAGTGTGTACTCAAGTTTGTTCAAGAATGCTTGTCCCTCATACGTTAGTTATGCTTTCGACACGCCTTCGCCTGTGCTCAGCTGTTCATCCGATCAATTTATTATAACTTTCTGTCCAGATAAATGGGCTACTCATCATTTATCTGCTTCATCAATTATTTAGCTGCAATATTGTCATATGTACACGAAATAATCCTTCACCCTATATTCATAATAAAGAGTTTAAAGTTATCTGGGTCGTATCATGATCAGATAACCAATTTCTGGTATCTGAGCCTAATCATTGAAAGCCCAAATTTTATGTAACTGGGCTTAATTGGTTCTTAGATTGATCCGACCCTTCTTGAGGTTCATTGGTGTCGATCAATTTAGAATATTAAGTAATGTTCAATTTTGTTATGAAACAATTATAAAAACTACTTTCATTCAAGTAcaaattcaacttcaaaaaacagagaaaaaatatcttgagaagtttttttattatttttattccaaaaaaCATCATAAATACTCAATAAACTTAGCTAGCGTTTGGTcatagatattcaaaaaaatttgacaaatattatttggatgaaaatttgggtgaaattttaccATGTGCTTTGCCatagaatttgagaaacatatttcatttttttaagaaatatgatttatacccataagtttttaaaactatcaaactaaCCATACATTTGTATTACATAGCACAATAGAAATCTCACGTAACAAGATTTATGACTTCCGCAACAAATTCAACAAGACATTACAGTAAATATTCGTGtagtgaaaaggtcttggtacaaatcatgataatgaaaatacaactaatataaattcggggaaaaaaagagaagaaaacaaaaggaaataaatattgcaatcaCTGAAAAACATATGCTTTCTCATCTGAAAGAGTTCAacctattctttaatataatcttccCACATTTTATGAACAATCTCTTCTCGATGAGCTTACATTTTCGAATCAGACGATCGAGAAGATGAAGCAATGTTGTTACCCTGAGCCAGTAGTTCGTCactttcatcaacaaccatatcatcattttcatattcattgaatattccatcactactttggtgttcacgtaaaaaat harbors:
- the LOC101248168 gene encoding thaumatin-like protein, with translation MQITMNFSRISFALQLFFICHFITSGKLREVEGCSIYISNKCPFPIWPATAPNTGHPVLSNGGFYLPSGGVRRIGAPGDWSGRIWARTGCNFNVPTNHKPACETGDCDGKLECEGTIGLPPATLVEMTIQYDKKQPSFYDVSLVDGYNLPVSVTNKPSSTKCLIRGCTKNLKDTCPPELQVVNDGGQVVACKSACLAFNLDSFCCRNKYGSPEKCKPSVYSSLFKNACPSYVSYAFDTPSPVLSCSSDQFIITFCPDKWATHHLSASSII